The following proteins are encoded in a genomic region of Pseudomonadota bacterium:
- a CDS encoding L-2-amino-thiazoline-4-carboxylic acid hydrolase, which yields WREPKMKKLLRYIAVLPIIAPFVIFVQVARIFVGKEKAVQLCAPGIIRIAKFFLGLAVPRIKTPADFDIFRRELKNKFWVLSPLFDFEVKEENEDLIKLNVRNCPFCELLSMAGMDEMNPHVCQGDWELAKENDKLWTFEREHEIGKGDTFCDHTYKRISS from the coding sequence GATGGAGGGAGCCAAAAATGAAGAAACTATTGCGTTACATAGCGGTATTGCCGATAATCGCGCCGTTTGTGATTTTTGTTCAGGTGGCACGTATTTTTGTCGGTAAAGAAAAAGCGGTGCAGCTTTGCGCTCCGGGCATCATCCGGATAGCCAAATTTTTTCTTGGCCTTGCAGTCCCCAGAATTAAGACCCCGGCTGATTTTGATATTTTCCGCAGGGAACTCAAAAACAAGTTCTGGGTCTTGAGTCCGTTATTCGATTTTGAGGTCAAAGAGGAGAATGAAGACCTGATCAAGCTCAATGTCCGTAATTGCCCGTTCTGCGAACTGTTAAGCATGGCCGGGATGGATGAGATGAACCCCCATGTCTGCCAGGGTGACTGGGAGCTTGCCAAAGAAAACGACAAGCTCTGGACATTCGAACGAGAGCACGAGATCG